A DNA window from Microcystis aeruginosa NIES-843 contains the following coding sequences:
- a CDS encoding Uma2 family endonuclease yields MIAIKENFPQLTPEEYFAWEEKQLEKHELIDGQVYTMSGGSKNHSLISVRFITLFSNHLESTGCEVGNSDLRVNIVETTNYTYPDVSVTCDDHDKTTTQYITYPCLIVEVLSPSTESYDRGGKFRMYRKNLVLQDYLLVSSTSIEMDLYHKNDAGEWLIINYQEGDTVELKSINLSFPIEQVYRNLDLTPETTP; encoded by the coding sequence ATGATTGCCATTAAAGAAAACTTTCCCCAACTTACTCCAGAAGAATACTTTGCTTGGGAAGAAAAGCAACTAGAAAAACACGAACTGATCGATGGTCAAGTGTACACTATGAGCGGCGGCAGCAAAAACCATAGTCTCATCTCAGTTAGATTTATTACCCTGTTTTCCAACCACCTTGAAAGCACTGGCTGTGAAGTAGGTAACTCAGATCTGAGAGTCAACATTGTCGAAACAACTAACTACACTTATCCTGATGTTAGCGTAACCTGCGACGATCACGATAAAACTACAACCCAATACATTACTTATCCTTGTCTCATTGTTGAAGTTCTTTCACCTAGTACCGAGTCCTATGATAGAGGTGGCAAATTTAGAATGTACCGCAAAAATCTAGTTTTACAAGATTATTTATTAGTGAGTTCCACCAGCATCGAAATGGATTTATATCACAAAAATGATGCTGGTGAATGGCTCATTATTAACTACCAAGAAGGCGATACCGTAGAACTCAAAAGCATTAATCTAAGTTTTCCGATTGAACAAGTCTATCGCAACCTCGACCTTACCCCAGAAACAACACCTTGA
- a CDS encoding IS630-like element ISMae26 family transposase (programmed frameshift) — protein sequence MRPYSVDFRQKIIDVWKKEKISIRGLAQRFDVAKSFIQKLLKQHKETGDIRPRPQGGSPPTKLNSEQLIILIEIIEANNDATLEELSDLLYEKTQVKVSRATLGRLTQKLNYSFKKKTLHAAEKESDRVQQKRVEYWSEVREIEASKLIFIDESGVNLALLRLYARALIGRRARGRKPQKRGRNISIISAISLEKVVASVNIYGAVDAVTFEGFILKEVLPKIKEGDCLIMDNAKIHLGEMVREIIEQEKARLIYLPPYSPEFSPIENFWSKVKATLRKLKARTYKDLIEGIELAMLEVTQKDIRNWFTHCCYCTS from the exons ATGAGACCCTATTCCGTAGATTTTCGCCAAAAAATTATCGATGTCTGGAAGAAAGAAAAAATTTCCATTCGAGGACTAGCCCAGAGATTTGACGTGGCTAAAAGCTTTATTCAGAAGTTATTGAAGCAACATAAAGAAACAGGAGATATCCGTCCTCGTCCGCAAGGGGGAAGTCCGCCAACCAAGTTAAATAGTGAACAACTGATAATTTTAATAGAAATCATCGAAGCTAACAATGATGCAACTCTCGAAGAATTATCGGACTTACTGTATGAAAAGACACAGGTGAAAGTCAGTAGAGCCACCCTGGGGCGGCTTACGCAAAAACTCAATTACAGTTTCA AAAAAAAAACACTACACGCGGCGGAAAAAGAAAGTGACAGGGTACAGCAAAAAAGAGTGGAATACTGGTCAGAAGTTCGGGAAATTGAGGCATCAAAACTAATTTTCATCGATGAATCGGGGGTAAATTTAGCCCTTTTGAGACTCTATGCTAGAGCCTTAATTGGCCGAAGAGCTCGGGGAAGAAAACCACAAAAAAGAGGGAGAAATATTTCAATAATTAGTGCTATAAGCTTAGAAAAAGTTGTCGCATCAGTCAACATATACGGTGCAGTGGATGCGGTAACATTTGAAGGATTTATTCTAAAGGAAGTGCTGCCAAAAATTAAAGAAGGAGACTGTCTGATCATGGATAACGCCAAGATTCATCTCGGAGAAATGGTCAGAGAAATAATCGAACAAGAAAAAGCTAGACTCATCTATTTACCTCCTTATTCTCCCGAATTCTCTCCTATTGAAAACTTTTGGTCAAAAGTGAAAGCGACGTTAAGAAAACTGAAGGCGAGAACTTACAAAGACTTAATAGAAGGGATTGAATTGGCTATGTTAGAAGTTACTCAAAAAGATATTCGCAATTGGTTTACTCACTGTTGCTACTGTACCTCATAA
- a CDS encoding IS630-like element ISMae24 family transposase: MRLIRDLNPESQKMLERIYRASKHHQVRERAKCILLSFQGTTIEELSGIFGVTRKTIYNWLTAWEDRKLIGFYNRRGRGRKPKLTEAQGQQVIDWVKEEPKSLKKIQIKIVEEGKLTVSKDKIKRLIKKINMRWKRVRRGVAKTPDEWELEVKLPILEELKKQEKRGEIEIGYLDEMGGDSKPCIPDAWQEEKTTIKLPPIEGKRLNILGIMKRDNQLFYETQVGTVTSEIVINFLDKYCQNIQKKTVIIIDQASIHTSEAFMEKLEEWEKKNLKIFWLPTYSPHLNLIEILWRFLKYEWIEFSAYKDRKSLLAYVKKVLDNFGGEYVINFA, translated from the coding sequence ATGAGATTGATTAGAGACCTAAACCCCGAGAGCCAGAAAATGCTAGAGAGAATTTATCGAGCTAGTAAACATCATCAAGTAAGAGAGCGAGCGAAATGTATACTCTTAAGTTTTCAGGGAACCACGATAGAAGAATTGAGCGGAATATTTGGAGTTACGAGAAAGACCATCTATAATTGGTTGACGGCCTGGGAAGATAGAAAACTAATTGGTTTTTATAATCGTCGAGGAAGAGGGAGAAAACCTAAATTGACAGAAGCACAAGGTCAACAAGTTATTGACTGGGTAAAAGAAGAACCGAAAAGCTTAAAAAAAATCCAGATAAAAATTGTAGAAGAAGGGAAATTAACCGTAAGCAAAGACAAGATAAAAAGACTCATAAAAAAAATCAACATGAGGTGGAAAAGGGTGAGAAGAGGGGTCGCCAAAACCCCTGATGAGTGGGAGCTTGAGGTCAAACTACCTATTTTAGAAGAACTAAAAAAACAGGAAAAAAGAGGAGAGATTGAGATAGGATATTTGGATGAAATGGGAGGGGATTCAAAGCCTTGTATTCCTGACGCTTGGCAAGAAGAAAAAACCACGATAAAGTTACCACCAATTGAAGGTAAAAGACTAAATATTTTAGGAATAATGAAACGAGATAATCAATTATTTTATGAGACACAGGTCGGAACGGTTACTAGCGAGATAGTTATTAATTTTCTGGATAAATATTGCCAAAATATACAGAAAAAAACTGTCATAATAATTGACCAAGCTTCCATTCATACCAGCGAGGCATTTATGGAGAAACTTGAGGAATGGGAAAAGAAAAACTTGAAAATATTTTGGTTGCCCACTTATTCACCTCATTTAAATTTAATTGAAATATTATGGAGATTTTTAAAATATGAATGGATTGAATTTAGCGCCTATAAAGACCGAAAGAGCCTCCTCGCTTACGTTAAAAAAGTGCTGGACAATTTTGGAGGCGAGTATGTAATTAATTTTGCCTAG
- a CDS encoding IS630-like element ISMae27 family transposase — MSGVPNINVAESVEDLKSLLKQQVTSLNFAKVQSLYLLKIKEVETVRHLAVLIGRSERTIHRWLSCYREGGIENLLSEPEKLGRPKKISVEEAALIQNELKDPEGFQSYKEIHFWVSIILEIPTSYITVYRLVRNELQAKLKVARPQNLKQLPGEVKIFQNNLSEQLQALLEKESEKVSQYLKVRFWCQDESRFGCHTIVRDKITIKGIKPLGNFQYNFQYLWLYGLIEPRTGSSFFYEFSHLDGECFNQYLTLFSQAFSEELHIIQLDNAPAHTATDLEIPDNIILFYQPPYCPEVNPIERVWLYLKNLLAWGNFNSLDNLRSKLYHLLNSLSNDTIGYLTGWSWILEALCLSGI; from the coding sequence ATGAGTGGAGTCCCTAATATTAATGTTGCTGAGTCAGTAGAAGACTTAAAATCCTTGTTGAAGCAACAAGTAACCTCTTTAAACTTTGCTAAAGTACAATCCCTGTATCTACTAAAAATTAAGGAGGTAGAAACGGTTCGTCATCTCGCCGTGTTAATAGGACGCTCAGAAAGAACTATTCATCGCTGGTTAAGTTGTTATCGAGAAGGAGGGATAGAAAATCTCTTGTCAGAACCAGAAAAACTGGGAAGACCCAAAAAGATTTCAGTGGAAGAAGCCGCTCTAATTCAGAATGAATTAAAAGACCCAGAAGGATTTCAAAGTTATAAAGAAATTCATTTTTGGGTATCAATTATTTTAGAAATACCCACCAGTTATATAACTGTTTACCGTCTCGTAAGAAATGAATTACAAGCTAAATTAAAAGTGGCTCGACCTCAAAATTTAAAACAATTACCAGGAGAAGTAAAAATATTCCAAAATAATCTATCTGAACAGCTACAAGCTTTACTAGAAAAGGAATCTGAAAAAGTTAGTCAATATTTAAAAGTCCGCTTCTGGTGTCAAGATGAAAGTCGCTTCGGCTGTCATACCATTGTCAGAGATAAAATAACAATTAAAGGCATAAAGCCCCTTGGTAATTTTCAGTATAATTTTCAATATCTCTGGCTCTATGGTTTAATAGAACCTCGAACAGGTAGCAGTTTTTTCTATGAATTTTCTCATTTAGATGGGGAATGTTTTAATCAATATTTAACGCTTTTTTCTCAAGCTTTTTCTGAGGAATTACATATTATTCAATTAGATAATGCTCCCGCACATACGGCGACCGACCTAGAAATACCTGATAATATTATCCTATTTTATCAACCTCCCTATTGTCCAGAAGTAAATCCAATTGAGAGAGTTTGGCTATATTTGAAAAACCTATTGGCCTGGGGCAATTTTAACTCCCTTGATAACTTAAGAAGTAAACTTTACCATCTTTTAAATTCTCTATCCAATGACACGATCGGGTATTTGACGGGATGGTCTTGGATTTTAGAAGCTCTATGTCTGTCAGGAATTTAG
- a CDS encoding vitamin K epoxide reductase family protein, with the protein MRRRSVPWIHRYSRPLIGGVSIVGAILTGYLTITKLTGGAAACTAGATDGAGCSGVLNSPYATVFGLPLSLFGFLAYIAMAVFALSPLFINGETQKNLRKSLENNTWLLLLAGATAMAVFSGYLMYILATELKELCPYCITSALFALTLLILTIVGREWEGLGQIILPMVVVAMITLVGTLAVYTGVNSPTVTGGKEEITRPMTAAKPPYGWEVTTVPGKAEIALAKHLKAIGAKEYGAFWCPHCYDQKQLFGKEAGEILKKEGVYIECDPQGVNGNPQACRDAGIKGFPTWIIRGQEYSGTQRLEKLAEISGYTGPMNFKYTVPGRK; encoded by the coding sequence ATGCGTCGTCGTTCTGTACCTTGGATTCATCGCTACTCCCGGCCTCTAATTGGGGGCGTTTCGATCGTGGGGGCGATTCTGACCGGCTATTTAACCATTACCAAACTGACGGGAGGGGCTGCGGCCTGTACCGCCGGGGCTACTGATGGGGCTGGTTGTAGTGGTGTTCTTAATAGTCCCTACGCTACGGTTTTCGGGCTGCCCTTGAGTTTGTTCGGTTTTTTGGCCTATATTGCCATGGCGGTTTTTGCCCTCAGCCCTCTATTTATTAATGGGGAAACTCAGAAAAATCTCCGCAAAAGTTTAGAAAATAATACTTGGTTATTGCTGTTAGCGGGGGCGACGGCGATGGCGGTATTTAGTGGTTATTTAATGTATATTCTAGCCACGGAATTAAAGGAATTGTGTCCCTACTGCATCACTTCGGCTTTGTTCGCTTTAACCTTATTAATTCTCACAATTGTTGGTCGCGAATGGGAAGGTTTAGGACAAATTATACTGCCGATGGTTGTGGTGGCGATGATTACTTTGGTGGGAACTTTAGCGGTTTATACGGGAGTAAATTCCCCCACCGTGACAGGAGGAAAAGAAGAAATTACCCGGCCAATGACAGCGGCTAAACCTCCCTACGGTTGGGAAGTAACCACGGTTCCGGGAAAAGCAGAAATCGCCCTGGCTAAACATTTAAAAGCAATTGGTGCGAAGGAATACGGGGCTTTTTGGTGTCCCCACTGTTACGATCAAAAACAGTTATTTGGTAAGGAAGCGGGAGAAATCCTCAAAAAAGAAGGGGTTTATATCGAATGCGATCCCCAAGGGGTTAATGGTAATCCCCAAGCTTGTCGCGATGCCGGAATTAAAGGTTTTCCCACTTGGATTATTAGGGGTCAAGAATATTCGGGAACCCAAAGATTAGAGAAATTAGCGGAGATTTCCGGTTATACCGGCCCGATGAATTTTAAATATACAGTTCCGGGACGTAAGTAG
- the btpA gene encoding photosystem I biogenesis protein BtpA, with the protein MNLIATFKTKNPIIGVVHLAPLPTSPRWGGSLKTVIERAEQEATALAAGGVDGLIIENFFDAPFTKQQVDPAVVSAMTLIVDRIKNLVVLPIGLNVLRNDAHSALAIATCVNAQFIRVNVLTGVMATDQGIIEGQAYELLRYRRELGSEVKILADVLVKHARPLGTPNLTTAVQDTIERGLADGVILSGWSTGSPPSFEDLELAVAAAKGTPVFIGSGADLDNIGRLLPAADGVIVASSLKRHGKITEPVDPIRVSQFVETARQINDQKAKINNSLPSLPLST; encoded by the coding sequence GTGAACTTAATTGCAACTTTCAAGACAAAAAACCCGATTATTGGCGTGGTTCATCTCGCCCCCCTGCCCACTTCCCCCCGTTGGGGTGGCAGTCTCAAGACGGTGATCGAGCGGGCTGAACAGGAGGCGACGGCTTTGGCTGCCGGTGGTGTTGATGGTTTGATTATCGAGAATTTTTTTGATGCCCCCTTTACTAAGCAACAGGTGGATCCCGCCGTGGTTAGTGCCATGACTTTAATTGTTGATCGCATTAAAAATCTGGTGGTCCTACCGATTGGTCTTAATGTTCTCCGCAATGATGCCCATAGTGCTTTAGCGATCGCTACCTGTGTTAATGCCCAATTTATTCGGGTTAATGTGCTAACGGGGGTTATGGCCACCGATCAGGGCATTATTGAGGGTCAGGCCTACGAACTCCTGCGTTATCGCCGCGAATTGGGGTCTGAGGTCAAAATTTTAGCGGATGTTTTGGTTAAACACGCCCGCCCCTTGGGAACCCCTAATCTGACTACGGCAGTGCAAGATACGATCGAACGGGGACTGGCAGACGGGGTGATCCTCTCCGGTTGGTCCACCGGTAGCCCCCCTAGTTTTGAGGATTTGGAACTAGCAGTGGCGGCGGCCAAGGGAACACCGGTTTTTATCGGCAGCGGGGCTGATTTGGACAATATTGGGCGGTTGCTGCCGGCTGCCGATGGGGTGATCGTGGCTAGTTCCCTCAAGCGTCATGGCAAAATTACTGAACCGGTGGATCCGATCCGGGTGTCGCAATTTGTGGAAACGGCCCGGCAGATCAACGATCAAAAGGCAAAAATTAATAATTCTCTCCCTTCTTTGCCTCTGTCCACATAA
- a CDS encoding DNA cytosine methyltransferase translates to MTQVNLQKAANILGVTTAEILTWQKKKLIKGQKINQVDWLFDLEQLTNLKNNQFPGELKILQTVEPTNYTVIELFAGCGGMALGLENAGLKTQLLVEINQDCVNTLRLNRPQWNVINQDIKKIKFSNFRDKIDIVAGGFPCQPFSYAGLGKGLEDLRGSLFFEFARCLQEVQPKIAIAENVRGLLSNKKGETLQLMLEALQEIGYYAAYQVLSAQFLDVPQKRERLIIIATRQDLNIKPIFPQYRNYTISLKKALENCPSSPGVEYKERKKEIMSLVPPGGNWRNLPMDIQKEYMKNSLKNHGGRTGYAKRLSWDEPALTITCSPAQTQTERCHPQETRPLTVREYARVQSFPDDWQFTGNLTSQYRQIGNAVPVNMAYHLGGCLINMLQGDYIGETQPKTEQLSIPGLEVN, encoded by the coding sequence ATGACTCAGGTAAATCTACAAAAAGCCGCTAATATTCTCGGTGTAACTACCGCAGAAATACTAACATGGCAAAAGAAAAAATTAATCAAAGGTCAGAAAATTAATCAAGTTGATTGGCTATTTGATCTCGAGCAATTAACCAATCTTAAAAATAACCAATTCCCTGGAGAATTGAAAATCTTACAAACTGTTGAGCCAACTAATTACACAGTTATTGAATTATTTGCTGGTTGTGGTGGTATGGCTTTAGGTTTAGAAAATGCGGGACTAAAAACGCAATTACTGGTGGAAATCAACCAAGATTGTGTTAATACTTTAAGACTTAATCGACCGCAATGGAATGTTATAAATCAAGACATAAAAAAGATTAAATTTTCCAATTTTAGAGACAAAATAGATATTGTAGCTGGAGGTTTTCCCTGCCAACCTTTTAGTTATGCTGGGTTAGGAAAAGGATTAGAAGATTTGAGAGGAAGCCTATTTTTTGAATTTGCTCGTTGTTTACAGGAAGTGCAACCTAAAATCGCTATAGCCGAAAATGTTCGAGGATTATTAAGCAATAAAAAAGGAGAAACTCTGCAATTAATGCTGGAAGCTTTACAGGAAATCGGTTATTATGCTGCTTATCAAGTTTTATCAGCCCAATTTCTCGATGTTCCCCAAAAAAGAGAAAGATTAATTATTATCGCCACCCGTCAAGACCTAAATATTAAACCCATTTTTCCCCAATATAGAAACTATACTATTTCTCTGAAAAAAGCTCTAGAGAATTGTCCAAGTTCTCCAGGAGTAGAATATAAAGAAAGAAAAAAAGAGATTATGTCCTTAGTTCCCCCAGGAGGAAATTGGCGGAATTTGCCGATGGATATTCAAAAAGAATATATGAAAAATAGTCTCAAAAATCACGGCGGACGGACAGGATATGCTAAAAGATTATCTTGGGATGAACCGGCTTTAACTATTACCTGTAGTCCGGCACAAACCCAAACAGAAAGATGCCATCCCCAAGAAACTCGTCCTTTGACGGTGAGAGAATATGCACGAGTGCAGTCCTTTCCCGATGATTGGCAATTTACCGGTAATTTAACCTCTCAATATCGACAGATTGGTAACGCGGTTCCCGTTAATATGGCCTATCATCTTGGTGGCTGTTTAATTAATATGTTGCAAGGGGATTATATCGGGGAAACACAGCCAAAAACCGAACAGTTAAGCATTCCAGGGTTAGAAGTTAATTAA